From Streptobacillus felis, the proteins below share one genomic window:
- the pepF gene encoding oligoendopeptidase F codes for MEKILKRSEVDINQTWDLTTIFKNDEAWEVEFEKVSKEMEEISKYEESMTSNVDNLVKTLDLDDNLAQRLTVLYIYAHLKGDEDTGNSKYQEYNSKIMSLYSEYEAKSTFVKIKLLELSEEEVEKYFSDERLVERKFEIEKLFKTKKHQLSQKEEELLANMSQISNTASKAFSMLNNADITFDEIENSKEEKLALNHARYGMYMESSDRILRENAYNSMYKTYRSLKNTFATTLEGQVLNHTTNAKLRKYPSARNAAVSSNFIDESVYDSLLSAVNDKLPELHKYVAFRKEQLGVDNLRMFDMYTSLVKELDLKFTYEEAKEIIIDALQVLGEEYVGLIKKAFDERWIDYAENEGKRSGAYSSGTYGTNPFILISWRGTLDNLFTLIHELGHSIHSYYTRNYQPYIYGHYTIFLAEVASITNELILSDYLIKKYADNNAVKAYIINHYLDQVKGTVFRQTQFAEFEYEIHKSVENGQPLTAEYLSTIYENINKKFYGPDMTYDDNIRYEWARIPHFYYNFYVYQYATGMSAASAFAKKILNEGKPAVEKYINYLKSGASDYSLNILKTAGVDMNTNAPVYACLETFGEKLEELKKILKEI; via the coding sequence ATGGAAAAAATCTTAAAAAGAAGTGAAGTTGATATAAATCAAACCTGGGATTTAACAACTATATTTAAAAATGATGAAGCTTGGGAAGTTGAATTTGAAAAAGTTAGTAAAGAAATGGAAGAAATATCAAAATACGAAGAAAGTATGACTTCAAATGTTGATAATTTAGTAAAAACTTTAGATTTAGATGATAATTTAGCTCAAAGATTAACTGTACTATATATTTATGCTCATTTAAAAGGTGATGAAGATACTGGTAATTCAAAATACCAAGAATATAATTCAAAAATAATGAGCCTATATTCTGAATATGAAGCAAAATCAACGTTTGTTAAAATAAAATTATTAGAATTATCAGAAGAAGAAGTAGAAAAATACTTCAGTGATGAAAGATTAGTAGAACGTAAATTTGAAATTGAAAAACTATTTAAGACTAAAAAACATCAATTATCACAAAAAGAAGAAGAATTACTTGCAAATATGAGCCAAATATCTAATACTGCAAGTAAAGCATTTTCTATGTTAAATAATGCAGATATAACTTTTGATGAAATAGAAAATTCAAAAGAAGAAAAGTTAGCTCTAAATCATGCAAGATATGGGATGTATATGGAATCAAGTGATAGAATTTTAAGAGAAAATGCATATAATTCTATGTACAAAACTTATAGAAGTTTAAAAAATACTTTTGCAACTACACTTGAAGGTCAAGTATTAAATCATACAACTAATGCTAAATTAAGAAAATATCCTAGTGCTAGAAATGCAGCAGTTTCATCAAACTTTATAGATGAAAGTGTATATGATTCATTACTTTCAGCAGTAAATGATAAGTTACCAGAATTACATAAATATGTTGCATTTAGAAAAGAACAATTAGGTGTAGATAACTTAAGAATGTTTGATATGTACACTTCTTTAGTTAAAGAATTAGACCTTAAATTTACTTATGAAGAAGCAAAAGAAATAATTATAGATGCTTTACAAGTATTAGGTGAAGAATATGTTGGATTAATTAAGAAAGCATTTGATGAAAGATGGATAGATTATGCTGAAAATGAAGGTAAAAGATCAGGAGCATATTCAAGTGGAACTTATGGAACTAATCCATTTATATTAATTAGTTGGCGTGGTACTTTAGATAATTTATTTACATTAATTCATGAATTAGGACATAGTATACATAGTTACTATACTAGAAATTACCAACCATATATTTATGGACATTACACAATATTCTTAGCAGAAGTTGCAAGTATAACTAATGAATTAATTTTAAGTGACTATTTAATTAAAAAATATGCTGATAATAATGCGGTTAAAGCATATATAATTAACCATTACTTAGATCAAGTAAAAGGAACTGTATTTAGACAAACACAATTTGCAGAATTTGAATATGAAATTCATAAATCAGTAGAAAATGGACAACCGTTAACTGCAGAATATTTATCAACTATTTATGAAAATATAAATAAAAAATTCTATGGTCCAGATATGACTTATGATGATAACATTAGATATGAGTGGGCAAGAATTCCTCATTTCTACTATAACTTCTATGTATATCAATATGCAACAGGTATGTCAGCTGCATCAGCATTTGCTAAGAAAATATTAAATGAAGGTAAACCAGCTGTAGAAAAATACATTAATTATTTAAAATCAGGAGCAAGCGATTATTCATTAAATATCTTAAAAACAGCGGGTGTTGATATGAATACTAATGCACCAGTATATGCATGTCTTGAAACATTTGGTGAAAAACTAGAAGAATTAAAGAAAATATTAAAAGAAATATAG
- a CDS encoding aspartate/glutamate racemase family protein, with the protein MKTIGLIGGMSWESTLTYYKLLNDKVMHHLGGLNSAKIILYSVNFADIEKCQKCGDWNKSAEILKDAALKLEKAGADFVLICTNTMHKVVPEIQKDLNIPIIHIAEATADVLVERGIKKVALLGTKYTMTQDFYREKLTERGIEVLIPCEHGVEFVNDVIFKELCVGEVKKESKDKYVEIINGLVEKGAEGVILGCTEIDLLIKDGDVDVPVFDTTEIHADKAFELAIK; encoded by the coding sequence ATGAAAACAATTGGTTTGATAGGTGGTATGAGTTGGGAAAGTACTCTTACTTACTATAAGTTATTAAATGACAAAGTTATGCATCATTTAGGAGGATTAAATTCAGCAAAAATAATATTATATAGTGTAAACTTTGCTGATATAGAAAAATGCCAAAAATGTGGTGATTGGAATAAGAGTGCAGAAATACTAAAAGATGCTGCTTTAAAACTTGAAAAAGCAGGTGCAGATTTTGTATTAATATGTACTAACACTATGCATAAAGTAGTACCAGAAATACAAAAAGACTTAAATATCCCTATTATTCATATTGCTGAAGCAACTGCAGATGTACTAGTAGAAAGAGGTATAAAAAAAGTAGCTTTACTTGGAACTAAATATACTATGACTCAAGATTTCTATAGAGAAAAATTAACTGAAAGAGGAATAGAGGTATTAATACCTTGTGAACATGGTGTTGAATTTGTAAATGATGTAATATTTAAAGAATTATGTGTTGGTGAAGTAAAAAAAGAATCTAAAGATAAATATGTAGAAATAATAAATGGTTTAGTAGAAAAAGGTGCAGAAGGTGTAATATTAGGATGTACAGAAATAGATTTACTTATTAAAGATGGAGATGTTGATGTACCAGTATTTGATACAACTGAAATACATGCAGACAAAGCATTTGAATTAGCAATTAAATAA